The genomic window CCGAACTGTTCGTCGGCCTGAACCGCGGCGTCACGCGCGCACAGTTCGAACGCAGGATTCGAGATGGCACGGTCGCGGAGTGTTTTCATCGACTGCGCGTGCGAACGGACGACGCCATGTTCTTACCGAGTGGGCGTGTTCACGCCATCGGCGCGGGCAACGTCATCTTCGAGATCCAACAGAACTCGGACACGACGTATCGCGTGTTCGACTGGAACCGCCTGGGTTTGGACGGCAAACCACGCCAACTCCACATCGCCCAATCGCTGGCCAGCATCAATTTCAACGACTTCGAACCGTCGCTGATCCAAAGTCAATGGACACCAATGGGCGATGGACAAACGCGTCGTCTGGTTGACGACCCGCTGTTTCGAATTGATGCGTTGGAAATTCGATCCGGTAACGCCATGCTCTTGCGAAAACCCGGGCTGAGGATAATCGGCTTGTTGAAAGGCCGATTGATCGTCGGAAGTGACGCGCATTCCGTTGAATTGCTGCCCGGCCAAGTTTGTTTGCTGCCCGCCGGATTGAAAGTAGCGGAATTGCAGGGCGGATCGGATTGCACTTTTCTGCAGGTTCAAGTCAGTTGACCCTGAGTCGCCACTCAGGAAACTCTTCGAAAAAGTTTGCCCCTTGATATTGTCAGCCAGTTGACTCATCTTCTTCACGCGATGGATATTTAACCGCGAAGATCTGCTGATGTGGCCTTCAGGACCGGCTTCTTCAAGGGGTTCTCTGCGGGTTTCAAGTCGCCGAACAAATGCCGCCCGGACTTAAATCATTTTTGCAAAGCTGGCTCATCAACACGCTGGCCGTGCTGGTCGCCACCCAAATTGTCAAAGGGATTCACTACGACAGTTGGGATGGCTTGCTGGCGGCCACGCTGGTGCTGGGCATTCTGAACGCGATTCTGCGGCCGTTACTGTTATTGCTCTCGCTGCCGTTGGTCATTCTCACACTCGGGTTGTTTACGTTGGTGATCAATGCGGTGCTGCTTTATCTTGTGGGCGGACTTATCCCGGCGTTTCACGTCGATAGCTTCGGCTACGCCTTGCTGGGCGCGCTCCTCATCAGCATCGTGTCCGTAGTGCTCAATACGCTGACGGGCACGGGCAAATCGCGAATTCAGGTGCACCGTAGCAAACGCCCGCCCGACCGCGATGATGACGGCCCGGTGATCGATGTGTAACCGTTGGAGTTCAAGCTTCAGCTTGCTTTTGTTGCATCGACCGACACTGACGCCCAAAAAGCTAAAGCTTGAACTCCAATCGATAGGCCGCCCGCCGCGTGGCGACGCCGCGCGCATGAAAATTCCGCTCGAAGTCGGTGAGCACTGCGCTCAACGACTCCGGAGTTTCGACCAACCGAAAGGACGAGTTGGCCGCAAAGACGGTGACCATCTGAGAGAAATATTCTTCATCATCCGTGCGCAAATAAAGCACCCCGCCGGGCGCAAGCGCCCGTCTCGCCAGTTCCGGAAACCGTGCGTCAATCAGCCGGTTCTTGCGGTGTTTCCGTTTCGGCCATGGGTCGGGAAAGTAAACGTGCAGCGCCACGGCAGATTGTGGTGGCAACAAATATTCCAGGAAATAGGCCGACTCGATGCGCAGCCCTCGCAAGTTATGCAAGCCGGCGCGCAGACCCTTGCGGTCGAGTTTTCGCAGGCGACCGAGCAATCGCTCCACACCGAGGTAATTATGGTCGGGGTGTGCGTTGGCGTAGTTCACCAGGAATGATCCGTCGCCACTGCCCAGCTCCACTTCCAACGGCTGGCTTTGCGGAAAGAGTTGCGCCAGATCGAGCCGCTCCACGATGGAGGGGATTTGGTAGATCAGACTGGTCGCCGCAACGAGTTTGGTAATCGAGCCTTCATTCATGCCGTTGTTTCAACGTGCGACGCGCAGCCTCATGAGTATTCATCCGCCGGGAAACCAACGGTTGCGCAAACTCGCAACCGGCAACCTGCAACCTGTGACCAAATGAATGGTCGGGGCGGTGAGATTTGAACTCACGACCTTCTGAACCCCATTCAGACGCGCTACCAAGCTACGCTACGCCCCGAACCATTTCGCCCGTCATACAACCGAGCGAGCCGGAATACTACTGCGACCCATCTCAAATTCAACAAGAAGATTTCGCTCAGACGCGTTCCTATGGCACGGCGGAGCGCGGACAGCCTTGTCCGCGCGTTCTCAACTGGTAGGCGGCATTTCGAGGACAAGACTGTCCGCGCTCCGGCGTGGTGAAGGCCCATCAAGCACTCGTTTGTTTCTTCCGCACGAATGTATGCGTCGGATGTCCGTAAAAAACTTCCGCGCACTCCATCAACGTCTCGGACAACGTGGGATGCGGATGCACCGTCAATGCAAGGTCCTTCGCCGTCGCGCCCATCTCGATGGCCAGCACGCCCTCCGCAATCAGCTCCCCTGCCCCATGGCCCACGATGCCGACGCCGAGAATGCGTTCGGTTTCGGGATCGATGATCAACTTCGTCAGTCCGTCGGTCCGATCAAACGTCAACGCCCGACCGGACGCCGCCCACGGGAATTTAACAACCTCCACCGCAATGCCCTTCTGTTTCGCTTCGACTTCGGTCAAGCCACACCAGGCAACTTCCGGATCGGTAAACACCACGGCGGGGATCACGACACCTTCAAACGCGCTCGCGCCACCGCTGATGACTTCGACGGCGATGCGCGCCTCTTTGGAGGCTTTATGCGCCAGCAACACACCGCCCGCGATATCGCCAATCGCGTAAATCGCCGGGTCGCTCGTTTGTTGTTTCTCATTCACCTTGATGAAGCCCTTGTCGTCGCACGTCACCTTGGTGTTTTCCAAGCCGAGGTCATCGCAATTCGGCACGCGCCCCACGGCAACCAGAACGCGATCGTAGAGTTCCTCCCTCTTCTGCCCTTCGACCTCCAACTCGACTTTGATCTGCTTGCCACTCGTGGCCATCTTCAAGACCTTGGCCTTGACGCGAATTTCTTTGAACGCCTTCTTCGCGTAAGCCATGACCGGGCGGGCAAGATCAGGATCAGCACCCATCAGAATCGAATCCAATGCTTCCACCATCACGACCCTGCTGCCCAGCGTGGCATAAACCGTCCCCAACTCCATGCCGATGTAACCGCCGCCGACCACCAAAAGATTTTCAGGGATTTCCTCAATGTCCAGCGCTTCGCGCGACGTCATGATGCGCGGATTGCCCAGATCAAATGCCTTGGGCATGGCGGACTTCGAACCGGCGGCGATGATGGCCTGGTCGTAAGTAATGAATTTTTGTCCCTCCTCTGTTTCTACGCGCAGAGTTTTGGAGTCTTCAAAATAACCCCGGCCATAGACCACTTCCACGCCGCGCATCTTGGCCAGTTGCGCAATGCCGCCGGCAAGCTTTTGCAGAATTGATTCCTTCCATTCGCGAAGCTTGGCCAAGTCGATCTTCGGCGCTTCAAATGTAATGCCGCGATGACTCGATTCCTGCGCTGCGGTGATCGTGTGTGTCGCGTGCAACAATGCCTTCGACGGAATGCAACCGCGATTCAAGCACACACCGCCGAGACGTTTGTCACGTTCGACGAGAATGACTTTCTTGCCGAGGTCGGCGGCGTAAAACGCGGCGGCATAACCGCCCGGGCCGGCACCGACGACCACGATTTCAGTTTTGATTGGGTCCATAGAGGAATTGGAGTGATGGAGTGTTGGAGTATTGGGGGGAATTGAGCGTTGGAGTTGTGGAGTATTGGTTTTTAGCCGTAGGTGACGTTGCTTTCTTTGATGACCAGATGATCGATCCAATCGCCGTCCATTTCCTTTCGCTCCAGACTTTCCACGAGTTTCAGCAAGCCGTTTTCGAGTTTGTAGGCCAGCGAGTTCAAGCGGTCGAAATCCAATTCGCCTAGTTGCT from Verrucomicrobiota bacterium includes these protein-coding regions:
- a CDS encoding class I mannose-6-phosphate isomerase; translated protein: MLYPLTFHPIFKERVWGGRNLERLYRKPLPPDVPIGESWEISDRPNDVSVIANGPLRGKDLRWLMENHAQELLGSAKSQAGRFPLLVKILDAQEKLSLQVHPPASVTAQLGGPPRGIMSPSSAAAVLPSIPRGEPKTEMWYIADATPDAELFVGLNRGVTRAQFERRIRDGTVAECFHRLRVRTDDAMFLPSGRVHAIGAGNVIFEIQQNSDTTYRVFDWNRLGLDGKPRQLHIAQSLASINFNDFEPSLIQSQWTPMGDGQTRRLVDDPLFRIDALEIRSGNAMLLRKPGLRIIGLLKGRLIVGSDAHSVELLPGQVCLLPAGLKVAELQGGSDCTFLQVQVS
- a CDS encoding phage holin family protein, giving the protein MPPGLKSFLQSWLINTLAVLVATQIVKGIHYDSWDGLLAATLVLGILNAILRPLLLLLSLPLVILTLGLFTLVINAVLLYLVGGLIPAFHVDSFGYALLGALLISIVSVVLNTLTGTGKSRIQVHRSKRPPDRDDDGPVIDV
- the trmB gene encoding tRNA (guanosine(46)-N7)-methyltransferase TrmB — its product is MNEGSITKLVAATSLIYQIPSIVERLDLAQLFPQSQPLEVELGSGDGSFLVNYANAHPDHNYLGVERLLGRLRKLDRKGLRAGLHNLRGLRIESAYFLEYLLPPQSAVALHVYFPDPWPKRKHRKNRLIDARFPELARRALAPGGVLYLRTDDEEYFSQMVTVFAANSSFRLVETPESLSAVLTDFERNFHARGVATRRAAYRLEFKL
- the lpdA gene encoding dihydrolipoyl dehydrogenase is translated as MDPIKTEIVVVGAGPGGYAAAFYAADLGKKVILVERDKRLGGVCLNRGCIPSKALLHATHTITAAQESSHRGITFEAPKIDLAKLREWKESILQKLAGGIAQLAKMRGVEVVYGRGYFEDSKTLRVETEEGQKFITYDQAIIAAGSKSAMPKAFDLGNPRIMTSREALDIEEIPENLLVVGGGYIGMELGTVYATLGSRVVMVEALDSILMGADPDLARPVMAYAKKAFKEIRVKAKVLKMATSGKQIKVELEVEGQKREELYDRVLVAVGRVPNCDDLGLENTKVTCDDKGFIKVNEKQQTSDPAIYAIGDIAGGVLLAHKASKEARIAVEVISGGASAFEGVVIPAVVFTDPEVAWCGLTEVEAKQKGIAVEVVKFPWAASGRALTFDRTDGLTKLIIDPETERILGVGIVGHGAGELIAEGVLAIEMGATAKDLALTVHPHPTLSETLMECAEVFYGHPTHTFVRKKQTSA